The sequence TACAAAGAGAACCTTTAGAATGAACCGCCCCATTCAAGCTGTGTGACCCATTACAAATAGAATCTTTAGAATGAACCGCCCCATTCAAGCTGTGTGAATCTTTAGAATGAACCGCCCCATTCAAGCTGTGTGACCCATTACAAATAGAATCTTTAGAATGAACCGCCCCATTCAAGCTGTGTGACCCATTACAAATAGAATCTTTAGAATGAACTGCCCCATTCAAGCTGTGTGACCCATTACAAATAGAATCTTTAGAATGAACCGCCCCATTCAAGCTGTGTGACCCATTACAAATAGAATCTTTAGAATGAACCGCCCCATTCAAGCTGTGCGACCCATTACAAATAGAATCTTTAGAATGAACCGCCCCATTCAAGCTGTGTGACCCATTACAAATATAATCTTTAGAATGAACTGCCCCATTCAAGCTGTGTGACCCATTACAAATAGAATCTTTAGAATGAACCGCCCCATTCAAGCTGTGCGACCCATTACAAATAGAATCTTTAGAATGAACCGCCCCATTCAAGCTGTGTAACCCATTACAAATAGAATCTTTAGAATGAACCGCCCCATTACAAATAGAATCTTTAGAATGAACCGCCCCATTCAAGCTGTGCGACCCATTACAAATAGAATCTTTAGAATGAACCGCCCCATTCAAGCTGTGTGACCCATTACAAATAGAATCTTTAGAATGAGCCGCCCCATTCAAGCTGTGTGAATCTTTAGAATGAACCGCCCCATTCAAGCTGTGTGACCCATTACAAATAGAATCTTTAGAATGAACCGCCCCATTCAAGCTGTGTGACCCATTACAAATAGAATCTTTAGAATGAACTGCCCCATTCAAGCTGTGTGACCCATTACAAATAGA is a genomic window of Oncorhynchus keta strain PuntledgeMale-10-30-2019 chromosome 19, Oket_V2, whole genome shotgun sequence containing:
- the LOC127909626 gene encoding uncharacterized protein LOC127909626; amino-acid sequence: MDSICNGSHSLNGAVHSKDSICNGSHSLNGAVHSKDSICNGAVHSKDSICNGLHSLNGAVHSKDSICNGSHSLNGAVHSKDSICNGSHSLNGAVHSKDYICNGSHSLNGAVHSKDSICNGSHSLNGAVHSKDSICNGSHSLNGAVHSKDSICNGSHSLNGAVHSKDSICNGSHSLNGAVHSKDSICNGSHSLNGAVHSKDSHSLNGAVHSKDSICNGSHSLNGAVHSKDSHSLNGAAHSKDSICNGSHSLNGAVHSKDSICNGAVHSKDSICNGLHSLNGAVHSKDSICNGSHSLNGAVHSKDSICNGSHSLNGAVHSKDSICNGSHSLNGAVHSKDSICNGSHSLNGDSKDSILSPATVPTTAPYLQKCALREKG